One Armatimonadota bacterium genomic window carries:
- the sucC gene encoding ADP-forming succinate--CoA ligase subunit beta translates to MKLHEYQSKDLLAKYGVPVPEGEVTDNPEGARAIAEKLGGHVVVKAQVLMGGRGKAGGVKLFENANDAATFAKELIGKRLVSIQNPAGMIVEKILVGKTIDIAQEYYLSVLLDRNLQKNIVMISKEGGMEIEQVAEEKPEAIIKLVVDPAWGLCDFEIRDAVKQANIPKEAAGQMVSMIKKLVKAYIEEDADLIEINPVALTPDGKLIAADAKVSIDENALFRKKEYEETSSDSADDPIEAEAMRRGIAYVNLGGEVGIMANGAGLTMQSLDEVNAAGGKPANFLDVGGGAKAERVKSCVELIMMDPNVKGLLINIFGGITRVDEVAKGVLEAFDQLDVKIPVVARIEGTAVEEGRKILEGSRIIPAATVEEAAKKIVELAYA, encoded by the coding sequence ATGAAGCTTCACGAGTACCAATCCAAAGACCTTCTCGCCAAATACGGCGTTCCTGTTCCCGAAGGCGAAGTCACCGACAACCCGGAAGGGGCCCGAGCGATCGCCGAGAAGCTGGGAGGCCATGTCGTCGTCAAGGCTCAGGTTCTGATGGGCGGGCGTGGTAAGGCCGGAGGCGTGAAACTGTTCGAAAATGCGAACGACGCGGCGACCTTTGCGAAGGAGCTCATCGGCAAACGGCTGGTGAGTATCCAGAACCCGGCGGGCATGATCGTCGAGAAGATCTTGGTCGGTAAGACCATCGACATCGCCCAGGAGTACTACCTTTCCGTTCTGCTGGATCGAAACCTTCAGAAGAACATCGTGATGATTTCGAAGGAAGGCGGGATGGAGATCGAGCAGGTTGCGGAAGAGAAGCCGGAAGCGATCATCAAGCTGGTCGTAGATCCGGCATGGGGCCTTTGCGATTTTGAGATTCGCGATGCCGTGAAGCAGGCGAACATTCCCAAGGAAGCTGCAGGACAGATGGTTTCGATGATCAAGAAGCTGGTGAAGGCTTACATCGAAGAAGACGCCGACCTGATCGAAATCAACCCGGTCGCACTCACGCCGGACGGCAAGCTGATCGCGGCAGATGCGAAGGTTTCCATCGACGAGAATGCGCTGTTCCGAAAGAAGGAGTACGAAGAGACTTCCTCGGATTCGGCGGACGATCCCATCGAGGCCGAAGCCATGCGGCGAGGCATCGCCTATGTGAATCTCGGCGGCGAAGTTGGCATCATGGCCAACGGCGCGGGCCTGACCATGCAGTCGCTGGACGAAGTGAATGCGGCGGGCGGTAAGCCGGCAAACTTCTTGGACGTAGGCGGTGGTGCAAAGGCCGAGCGTGTGAAGAGCTGTGTCGAGCTGATCATGATGGACCCGAACGTGAAGGGCCTGCTGATCAACATCTTTGGCGGCATCACCCGCGTAGACGAAGTCGCGAAGGGTGTGCTGGAAGCATTTGACCAGTTGGACGTGAAGATTCCCGTTGTGGCGCGCATCGAAGGCACCGCCGTCGAGGAAGGCCGAAAGATTCTCGAGGGTTCGCGAATCATTCCGGCGGCGACGGTTGAAGAAGCCGCAAAGAAAATCGTTGAACTCGCTTACGCTTAA
- a CDS encoding ATP-binding cassette domain-containing protein, producing MQSAIAVDGLFVQYRTKRGEMVDAVKDLTFQVQEGEIVGFLGPNGAGKSSTLKVLMGFVTPKSGRATIFGEQAGTPDSRKNIGYLPEVAMYYPFLTPLETLTMYGELQGLGGPSLNKEILELLEMLGIAGAAKKLNRSMSKGMLQRVGIAQALLGKPRLLVLDEVTSGLDPVGRKELRNLLIQRQKEGATLFFSSHELAEVDMLCDRILLINKGEFVEERIVSQLKDELRNFALVFQGATSMVGLSQDIQERGNETFEAKFHTKPDLIKAIERVQLGGGEILDVVSQEGSLEEYFVEKVQVAA from the coding sequence ATGCAGTCTGCGATTGCGGTTGATGGGTTGTTCGTCCAGTATCGAACGAAACGGGGTGAAATGGTAGATGCCGTCAAGGACCTGACTTTTCAGGTTCAAGAAGGCGAGATTGTGGGATTCCTGGGCCCGAACGGAGCCGGGAAGTCTTCGACCCTCAAAGTCTTAATGGGATTTGTCACGCCCAAAAGTGGCCGTGCGACGATTTTCGGCGAACAGGCGGGAACGCCCGACTCGCGAAAGAACATCGGATACCTCCCCGAGGTCGCGATGTACTATCCCTTTCTCACTCCGCTCGAAACCCTCACCATGTACGGTGAACTCCAAGGCCTCGGCGGACCGTCCCTCAACAAAGAGATTTTAGAATTACTGGAGATGCTGGGCATCGCCGGCGCGGCGAAAAAGCTGAATCGAAGCATGAGCAAAGGCATGCTCCAGCGTGTGGGTATTGCCCAAGCGCTCCTTGGCAAGCCTCGATTGCTCGTCCTCGATGAAGTCACCAGCGGCCTGGACCCTGTCGGTCGTAAGGAGCTTCGCAACCTCCTCATCCAACGCCAAAAGGAAGGCGCAACCCTCTTTTTCAGTAGTCACGAACTCGCCGAAGTCGACATGCTCTGCGATCGCATCCTTCTCATCAACAAAGGTGAATTCGTCGAAGAGCGAATCGTGTCCCAACTAAAGGACGAACTCCGCAATTTCGCTCTGGTCTTCCAAGGTGCAACCTCGATGGTCGGCCTAAGCCAAGATATTCAGGAGCGAGGCAATGAAACCTTCGAAGCCAAATTCCACACCAAACCCGACTTGATCAAGGCGATCGAGAGGGTCCAACTAGGCGGCGGAGAAATCCTCGATGTCGTCTCCCAAGAGGGTTCCCTCGAAGAGTACTTCGTTGAGAAAGTGCAGGTGGCGGCATGA
- a CDS encoding ABC transporter permease subunit gives MNFACYRALARSVILESLRRKDLWVVAILGFLIILAAGTLGFFGFDGLEIFAKDLAVTVLGLFSTIIAVLTSCRLIPDEVKNRTLYPLLSRPISRFDLLVGKLIGAVIVTWISFFILCLLTSVALSIFHVQFTAIMLQYVFAKMLGLMVVCAFSMALSVYLTPSAAATMAFILAFGSPMLTRGLTMSAGTVSPATKSLYAVITSVMPQVQLFDLGGRTVYPNWTTVPMWVLAFLLGYGLFYSFAMLGIGWLKFRKQAV, from the coding sequence ATGAATTTCGCCTGCTATCGAGCCCTCGCCCGCTCGGTCATCCTCGAATCTTTGCGTCGCAAAGACCTTTGGGTGGTGGCCATTCTCGGTTTCCTCATCATTCTCGCCGCCGGTACCCTCGGCTTCTTTGGTTTCGACGGCCTCGAAATCTTCGCCAAGGACCTCGCGGTAACCGTCCTCGGACTCTTTTCGACGATCATCGCCGTGCTCACGTCCTGCCGTCTGATCCCCGACGAAGTCAAAAACCGAACGCTTTATCCGCTGCTCTCGCGCCCCATCAGCCGCTTTGACCTCTTGGTCGGCAAGCTCATCGGTGCGGTGATCGTGACCTGGATCTCCTTCTTCATTCTGTGCCTCCTTACGTCGGTCGCCCTGTCGATCTTCCATGTGCAGTTCACCGCCATCATGCTCCAGTACGTCTTCGCCAAGATGCTGGGCCTCATGGTCGTTTGCGCGTTTTCGATGGCGCTCAGCGTCTATCTGACCCCGAGCGCCGCCGCAACCATGGCGTTCATTCTCGCCTTTGGTTCGCCGATGCTCACCCGTGGACTCACGATGTCGGCGGGTACCGTCAGCCCGGCCACCAAATCGCTTTACGCCGTCATCACCAGCGTCATGCCCCAAGTTCAGCTTTTCGATCTCGGTGGCCGCACCGTCTATCCGAACTGGACCACCGTTCCGATGTGGGTGCTGGCCTTCTTGCTCGGTTATGGCCTCTTCTACTCGTTCGCCATGCTCGGCATCGGGTGGCTGAAGTTCAGGAAGCAGGCGGTCTAA
- a CDS encoding CocE/NonD family hydrolase has protein sequence MLLASSFVFAWVAQAQSVDTDIYFADAKAGSNHYEVHADHSIDSTSSLTLQGLFIESHLKISFDKDKPVTLDFQESMKQGDKVLRSGKEIVKDGKASVSTNTDTEPRQVDVELSWPMFANFHPQVSQDLFKSIKWDQRVKQKISGFIVEALRPFDLEITPTDTSKIVTADGTVVVKKADVAIGTTKLIMAFTDKGDYIGMDVPSQKLRMVRRGYEAAFADPLAKFTELSPAKYEPKSVVIDIPMRDGVVTKATAIEPTEAGKYPVILSRTPYNRKMSLDEGSHYAKRGYIYIVQDVRGTGESKGKFDPMVNECKDGYDTIDWISKQDWCDGNIGMIGASYGGFVQWAAAVEQHPALKCIVPQVSPPSSAMWNLPYENGVFTLLSDLWWLRLVDNPEGQNLLGAMSDITNMKALETLPLDKADDKLLGFNSPIFSTWLQRDTSTKWSGWNFDNLMPKVTIPALHISGWYDGDEIGTQRNWRFVVDGGNKNQWLIYGPWTHFFNTTSKLGDMDFGPDAIIELDSLYLRWFDTWLKHKDVSLNKVPRVRYFVTNENKWRTSSAWPPAESKPETLAFQFGKVNTGPKSEAKLVTKVKKTTMANSTYDPAKDKIKIESLEVNPTGGDVYIKDSKITKDQIFLRSEPFKEDRVITGPATVEFDFKSSAPDTSFFAIAFDDDPAKGNFFVFRPGKIKASYIGGLDKQRFLTPGKVYHAKLQLWDGANLFRKGHRLTVMILQSEFPGVARNLGTKEPIATGTKMSVQKNVIISDAKHPAFIRFYSAKA, from the coding sequence ATGCTGCTGGCTTCGTCGTTCGTCTTTGCTTGGGTCGCCCAAGCCCAGTCCGTCGATACCGACATTTATTTTGCCGACGCCAAGGCGGGTTCGAACCACTACGAAGTCCATGCCGATCACTCGATCGATTCGACTTCGTCGCTGACCCTGCAAGGGCTCTTCATCGAGTCCCATCTGAAAATCAGCTTCGACAAAGATAAGCCAGTCACGCTCGACTTCCAGGAGTCGATGAAGCAGGGCGATAAGGTCCTGCGCTCCGGCAAGGAAATTGTCAAAGACGGCAAAGCGAGCGTTAGCACCAATACCGACACCGAACCCCGTCAGGTCGATGTCGAGCTAAGTTGGCCGATGTTTGCCAACTTCCATCCTCAAGTCAGCCAGGACCTCTTCAAGTCCATCAAGTGGGACCAGCGCGTCAAGCAGAAAATCTCCGGCTTCATCGTCGAAGCCCTTCGGCCGTTCGACCTTGAAATCACCCCCACCGATACGTCGAAAATCGTCACCGCAGACGGTACGGTCGTCGTAAAGAAGGCCGATGTCGCGATCGGCACCACCAAGCTGATCATGGCTTTCACCGACAAGGGCGACTATATCGGCATGGACGTCCCGTCCCAAAAGCTGCGCATGGTGCGTCGAGGCTACGAAGCCGCCTTTGCCGATCCGCTCGCGAAATTCACCGAACTCAGCCCTGCTAAATACGAGCCCAAGTCCGTCGTCATCGACATACCCATGCGTGATGGTGTCGTCACCAAAGCAACCGCCATCGAGCCGACCGAAGCAGGGAAGTACCCGGTCATCCTGTCGCGAACCCCCTACAACCGAAAGATGTCCCTCGACGAAGGCTCCCACTACGCCAAGCGTGGCTATATCTATATCGTGCAGGACGTCCGCGGAACTGGCGAAAGTAAAGGCAAGTTTGACCCGATGGTGAACGAATGCAAAGACGGCTACGATACCATCGACTGGATCAGCAAGCAGGACTGGTGCGATGGCAATATCGGCATGATCGGTGCAAGCTACGGCGGTTTTGTTCAGTGGGCGGCTGCTGTTGAACAGCATCCTGCTCTCAAGTGCATCGTTCCCCAGGTCTCGCCGCCGTCCAGCGCCATGTGGAACCTGCCGTACGAGAACGGTGTCTTTACCCTCCTTTCCGATCTCTGGTGGCTCCGTCTGGTCGATAATCCCGAAGGGCAGAATCTCCTGGGTGCCATGTCCGACATCACCAACATGAAGGCGCTCGAAACCTTGCCGCTCGACAAAGCTGACGACAAGCTGCTGGGCTTCAACTCGCCGATCTTCAGTACCTGGCTCCAGCGCGATACCTCGACCAAATGGTCTGGGTGGAATTTTGACAACCTGATGCCCAAGGTCACCATCCCGGCCCTCCACATCTCGGGCTGGTACGATGGCGATGAAATCGGCACGCAGCGCAACTGGCGCTTCGTAGTCGATGGCGGTAACAAAAACCAATGGCTGATCTATGGCCCGTGGACCCACTTCTTCAACACCACCAGCAAGCTCGGCGACATGGACTTCGGCCCCGATGCCATCATCGAACTCGACTCGCTCTACCTCCGCTGGTTCGATACCTGGCTCAAGCACAAGGACGTCAGTCTGAATAAAGTTCCGAGGGTGCGCTACTTCGTTACGAATGAAAATAAGTGGCGAACGTCGAGCGCTTGGCCCCCCGCCGAGTCGAAGCCCGAAACGCTGGCTTTCCAATTCGGCAAGGTCAACACGGGACCTAAATCCGAAGCGAAGCTCGTTACTAAGGTCAAAAAGACGACGATGGCAAACTCGACCTACGATCCCGCCAAGGACAAAATCAAGATCGAATCCTTGGAGGTGAACCCAACGGGCGGCGACGTCTACATCAAAGATTCCAAAATTACGAAAGACCAAATCTTCCTCCGCAGCGAGCCCTTCAAGGAAGACCGGGTCATCACCGGACCCGCGACCGTCGAATTTGACTTCAAGTCCTCCGCACCCGACACCAGCTTCTTCGCCATCGCCTTTGATGATGACCCTGCCAAAGGAAATTTCTTCGTCTTCCGACCGGGCAAAATCAAAGCGTCCTATATCGGTGGCCTGGACAAACAGCGCTTCCTAACTCCCGGCAAGGTCTATCACGCCAAACTCCAGCTCTGGGACGGCGCAAACCTGTTCCGCAAGGGGCATCGCCTCACGGTCATGATCCTTCAATCCGAGTTCCCCGGCGTAGCCCGGAACCTCGGTACAAAGGAACCCATCGCGACCGGAACCAAGATGTCCGTTCAAAAGAACGTCATTATCTCCGATGCGAAACATCCAGCTTTTATCCGCTTCTATTCCGCTAAAGCGTGA
- the gyrA gene encoding DNA gyrase subunit A, translated as MAEDNPNLSIVNVDEELGRSYVNYAMSVIISRALPDVRDGLKPVQRRILFAMRGLNLTPSNPHTKCAKVTGETTANYHPHGNEVVYPTMVRMAQPWALRYPLIDGQGNFGSIDGDGAAAMRYTECRLTPVAMELLEDLDRETVDFMLNYLQSDNEPTVLPGKFPNLLCNGSQGIAVGMATNLPPHNLTEVCNAALYRIDNPTSSLEEVMEYLPGPDFPTYGIIMGTKGIRQAYETGRGSIVMQAKTMIEPGDAGKSVIVVTEIPYQVNKRTLIESIARVAKERKFDGILNVQDYSDKRGMRIEIEVRRDVNPNKALNYLLKHTNLRTSFGVIMLSLVEGAPRTAPLLLMLDQYLKHRREVIERRTRYELYRALEEVHLSEGFQIARRFLDEVIALIRRSPDAGVARAELVREFDMSALQANAILNMPLRQLTQLAQQELEETYKAALRKTQDLLDILNNEDRKREVLKDEITVLRDKHGDERRTRIQQREAGEFTEEDLIPDEEAIISISRDGYIKRVSIDAYRQQKRGGKGVNNTLKADDEPAHLFQVSTHHTILFFTDRGRVYKLKGYEIPETGRYAKGMPVINYINIVGGERVTATVSVKDLNSEGFLTMITRGTGAKDSAEIKRTPLSAFANIRNNGLIAFDIEEGDELGWALRTKGKDDVILVTREGQSIRFSETQATSRSRAAGGVRAIQFKEGNPDDQVVTAAVVDDELSLLVVSENGYGKRTKLDEYRVQSRGGSGILTMNCTEKTGLVVGAEVVEEDDKLLLMTTKGKGIRMRIKEIRATGRVAQGVKLVNLSGGDAVASIARIVKGTDDGEGDDLDAPEVETDSADSEE; from the coding sequence GTGGCAGAAGACAATCCGAACCTTTCCATTGTTAACGTCGATGAGGAACTGGGTCGTAGTTACGTCAACTACGCAATGTCCGTCATTATCTCCCGCGCATTGCCGGACGTTCGTGACGGATTAAAGCCCGTTCAGCGTCGAATTTTGTTCGCAATGCGAGGGCTGAACCTCACGCCGAGCAACCCGCATACGAAGTGTGCGAAGGTGACGGGCGAGACGACGGCGAACTACCACCCGCACGGTAACGAAGTCGTGTATCCCACGATGGTTCGAATGGCTCAGCCGTGGGCTCTGCGATATCCGCTGATCGACGGACAGGGGAACTTTGGTTCGATCGACGGCGACGGCGCGGCGGCCATGCGATATACGGAATGCCGACTGACGCCGGTGGCGATGGAGCTTCTGGAAGACCTCGACCGTGAGACGGTCGACTTCATGCTGAACTACCTGCAGTCGGACAACGAACCGACGGTTCTGCCCGGTAAGTTCCCGAACCTGCTTTGCAACGGCTCGCAGGGCATCGCGGTCGGTATGGCCACGAACCTGCCGCCCCACAACCTGACCGAAGTTTGCAACGCGGCGTTATACCGCATCGACAACCCCACCTCCTCGCTGGAAGAGGTGATGGAGTACCTTCCGGGTCCCGACTTCCCCACTTACGGCATCATCATGGGCACGAAGGGCATCCGCCAGGCTTATGAGACCGGCCGCGGATCGATCGTAATGCAAGCCAAGACGATGATCGAGCCGGGCGATGCGGGCAAGTCCGTGATCGTCGTGACGGAGATTCCGTACCAGGTCAACAAGCGAACGCTGATCGAGAGCATTGCGCGGGTGGCCAAGGAGCGCAAGTTTGACGGCATTCTCAACGTTCAGGACTACTCGGACAAGCGCGGCATGCGCATCGAGATCGAGGTTCGACGCGACGTCAACCCGAACAAGGCGCTGAACTACCTGCTGAAGCACACGAACCTGCGAACGTCGTTCGGCGTCATCATGCTGTCGCTGGTGGAAGGCGCGCCGCGTACGGCACCGTTGCTGTTGATGCTCGACCAGTATCTGAAGCATCGACGCGAGGTCATTGAGCGACGCACCCGTTACGAACTCTATCGAGCGCTGGAAGAAGTTCACCTTTCGGAAGGCTTCCAGATTGCCCGACGGTTCCTGGACGAGGTCATCGCCTTGATCCGACGATCTCCCGACGCCGGTGTGGCGCGAGCCGAGTTGGTGCGCGAGTTCGATATGTCGGCTCTGCAGGCCAACGCAATTTTGAACATGCCCCTTCGCCAGTTGACTCAGCTTGCTCAGCAGGAGTTGGAAGAGACTTACAAGGCGGCTCTGCGCAAGACGCAGGACTTGCTGGACATCCTGAACAACGAGGACCGCAAGCGCGAGGTTCTGAAGGACGAAATTACGGTGCTGCGCGACAAGCACGGCGACGAGCGACGAACCAGAATCCAACAGCGCGAAGCGGGCGAATTTACCGAAGAAGACCTGATCCCCGACGAGGAAGCGATCATCTCGATTTCGCGAGACGGCTACATCAAGCGCGTGAGCATCGACGCCTATCGACAGCAGAAGCGCGGCGGCAAGGGCGTGAACAACACCCTGAAGGCAGACGACGAGCCAGCGCACCTGTTCCAGGTGAGCACGCATCACACGATCCTGTTCTTTACCGACCGGGGCCGCGTGTACAAGCTGAAGGGCTACGAGATTCCCGAAACTGGCCGCTACGCCAAGGGCATGCCGGTCATCAACTACATCAACATCGTTGGCGGCGAGCGCGTCACGGCGACGGTCAGCGTGAAGGACCTCAACAGCGAAGGCTTCTTGACGATGATCACGCGGGGTACCGGCGCCAAGGACAGTGCGGAGATCAAGCGAACGCCGCTTTCCGCGTTTGCCAACATCCGCAACAACGGCCTCATCGCCTTCGACATCGAAGAGGGCGACGAACTCGGTTGGGCGCTCCGCACCAAGGGCAAGGACGACGTGATTCTGGTCACGCGAGAGGGTCAGTCGATCCGCTTCAGCGAGACTCAGGCGACCTCGCGAAGCCGAGCAGCAGGCGGTGTGCGGGCCATCCAGTTCAAGGAAGGCAACCCGGACGACCAAGTCGTGACGGCGGCGGTGGTGGACGACGAGCTTTCTCTGCTGGTCGTATCCGAAAACGGCTACGGCAAGCGCACGAAGCTCGACGAGTACCGCGTGCAGAGCCGGGGCGGCTCGGGCATTTTGACCATGAACTGCACGGAAAAGACCGGCTTGGTGGTCGGCGCCGAAGTAGTCGAAGAAGACGACAAACTCCTCCTCATGACGACCAAGGGCAAGGGCATCCGCATGCGGATCAAGGAAATCCGAGCGACGGGTCGCGTGGCACAAGGTGTGAAGCTCGTCAACTTGTCTGGCGGAGACGCAGTGGCGTCGATCGCACGAATAGTGAAGGGTACGGACGACGGCGAAGGCGACGATTTGGATGCGCCGGAAGTCGAAACCGATTCGGCAGATTCGGAAGAATAG
- a CDS encoding S8 family serine peptidase codes for MVKLRTIALILAALPVCGYASGTQYAPNEILVKYKTGGVPLMRKIVTGGTTVSTMKEIKVERIRVSGMTPERAIQVFRADHNVVYAERNPLRQLDYVPNDPRLGEQYGMDRVQARAAWDISKGSSSTIMCVIDTGVRLDHEEFVGRIAPGCYDWSDNDGDVTDDTGSGHGTHTSGIAVAATDNGKGVASVCFNGQLLHMKIFPNAYASTSASAMIDAANKGARVISMSYGSSAPSQVEQDAVNYAWGKGVILFAAAGNNGDTVKHYPAALDNVIAVAATNSADQRADFSTYGDWVHIAAPGENILSTFFGSSTDYVYESGTSMACPFAASVAGLMIGRNPSLTNQEVRDIIFSTCDYVGDFVIHGRVNAYSCIQQVSQPLPYDGTPVSAQVAVVGGVSEGTQLGSYGSLAAAGAAVKSVDGMMYNVKSVSRNRLGATAGVDTYVYVAPDAADLLTATINISAKSADRSSALVFLYNNSTGSWDQFGSMSMSSQLKASSFSIPLSALPHYLNGSNMIRIMVRNVLSVRMGTQAYTLSIDQLNVSGTSKSSI; via the coding sequence ATGGTGAAACTACGTACGATTGCACTCATTTTGGCGGCTCTACCCGTATGCGGCTACGCATCGGGCACCCAGTACGCCCCCAATGAAATCCTTGTGAAATACAAGACGGGCGGCGTTCCTCTGATGAGGAAGATCGTGACGGGAGGAACCACCGTCTCCACGATGAAGGAAATCAAAGTGGAACGAATTCGCGTTTCGGGCATGACGCCGGAAAGAGCGATCCAGGTTTTCCGAGCCGACCACAACGTCGTTTATGCAGAGCGCAACCCGCTCCGCCAGTTGGACTATGTTCCGAATGATCCGCGCCTCGGCGAGCAATACGGCATGGACCGAGTTCAAGCCCGAGCGGCATGGGACATTTCGAAGGGCAGTAGCTCGACGATCATGTGCGTCATCGACACGGGCGTTCGCTTGGACCACGAAGAATTCGTTGGTCGGATCGCTCCCGGATGCTACGACTGGTCGGATAATGACGGCGATGTCACCGACGATACGGGCAGCGGCCACGGCACTCACACTTCGGGTATCGCAGTCGCGGCGACAGACAACGGCAAAGGTGTGGCGAGCGTGTGCTTCAATGGCCAGCTTCTCCACATGAAGATTTTCCCGAACGCGTACGCTTCGACCTCGGCAAGCGCCATGATCGACGCGGCCAACAAGGGAGCCCGAGTCATTTCGATGTCTTACGGTTCCAGCGCCCCAAGTCAGGTGGAGCAGGACGCGGTCAACTACGCATGGGGCAAAGGAGTCATCCTTTTTGCCGCGGCGGGCAATAACGGCGACACGGTGAAGCACTATCCGGCGGCTCTGGATAACGTCATCGCCGTCGCGGCGACTAACTCTGCCGACCAGCGAGCTGACTTCTCGACCTATGGCGACTGGGTTCACATCGCGGCACCAGGCGAAAACATTCTTTCGACGTTCTTTGGCAGCTCGACCGACTATGTGTATGAGAGCGGTACCTCGATGGCCTGTCCGTTTGCGGCTAGCGTCGCCGGTCTGATGATCGGTCGAAATCCGTCGCTGACGAACCAGGAAGTACGCGATATCATCTTCTCGACCTGCGACTACGTCGGCGACTTCGTCATCCATGGCCGAGTCAACGCGTATAGCTGCATCCAGCAGGTCAGCCAGCCACTTCCCTACGACGGAACGCCGGTTTCGGCCCAGGTTGCAGTGGTCGGAGGCGTCTCTGAAGGTACTCAGCTTGGCAGCTATGGCTCGCTGGCAGCGGCCGGTGCGGCGGTCAAGTCGGTGGACGGCATGATGTACAACGTCAAGTCGGTGAGCCGAAATCGTCTCGGCGCGACCGCGGGCGTAGACACCTACGTTTACGTTGCTCCCGATGCGGCGGACCTCTTGACGGCCACGATCAACATTTCGGCCAAGTCGGCGGACCGCTCCAGCGCCCTCGTCTTCTTGTACAACAACTCGACCGGTTCGTGGGATCAGTTCGGTTCGATGTCGATGTCCTCACAACTGAAGGCATCGAGCTTCTCGATTCCGTTGAGCGCGCTTCCGCACTACCTCAACGGCAGCAACATGATTCGCATCATGGTTCGAAATGTCCTATCGGTTCGAATGGGAACGCAGGCGTACACCCTGTCCATCGACCAACTGAACGTTTCGGGCACCAGCAAGTCCTCGATCTAG
- a CDS encoding sigma-70 family RNA polymerase sigma factor, translated as MKITQGKYGESEMNTYCQSWESNLVEEIRKGDEVAFDLFMDTYRPMLTGLALRKLHNTEDANDVVQETFVKAFRSLKDFDTTRPLRPWLTRICLNCIVDLARQRRTNIESIENVEYSLSDGGAASESADGALIRGQVMEAIKRLPWRYRQIIMMRHFDHLDVSEIATQLHKPEGTIKSWLFRARAMLQRDLSPIFG; from the coding sequence ATGAAGATTACTCAAGGGAAATACGGAGAATCCGAAATGAATACATATTGTCAGAGCTGGGAGTCCAACCTTGTCGAAGAAATTCGAAAAGGAGACGAGGTCGCCTTCGATCTCTTCATGGACACATACCGACCGATGCTAACGGGCCTCGCTCTGCGCAAGCTGCATAACACCGAGGACGCCAATGATGTTGTCCAAGAGACGTTCGTCAAAGCGTTTCGAAGCCTGAAAGACTTCGACACCACTCGACCGCTGCGGCCCTGGCTCACACGAATCTGCCTTAACTGCATCGTGGATCTTGCCCGACAGCGCCGAACCAATATCGAATCGATCGAAAACGTGGAGTACTCGCTCTCCGATGGAGGAGCAGCGTCAGAATCCGCGGACGGAGCGCTCATTCGCGGCCAGGTGATGGAAGCGATCAAGCGATTGCCGTGGCGATACCGACAGATCATCATGATGCGACACTTCGACCATCTCGACGTAAGCGAGATTGCGACGCAGTTGCACAAGCCGGAAGGCACGATCAAGAGCTGGCTGTTCCGAGCGAGAGCCATGCTCCAGCGCGACCTTTCGCCGATCTTCGGCTAA
- a CDS encoding choice-of-anchor A family protein codes for MKLITTLAIGALSASFAFANPVFLDASDYNVFVREGFSGQNSDVQGRVAVGGTFNVQNYSIGSGLSAFNGVSLMSGGDFTYNNGQVFHGNVTTSDTTPTTPGMNVVEGSLYSNTAPTIVIPELMTELVARSGYIGSQAATGTTDYSFGSLTLSGGSGDTRYFDVTASQLASTTNFVINAPSNATVVVNVNGANASFQNAGYSLTGGIDASHVLLNFWNATSLSMSGVGVSGSVFAPQADVTFNNGQLNGQLVAHSFNGTGEMHIADFTGIVPVPEPAALSVVAVGLIGLFLRRRK; via the coding sequence ATGAAATTGATCACTACTTTGGCTATTGGGGCACTTTCGGCCTCCTTTGCTTTCGCAAATCCGGTATTTCTCGATGCATCGGACTACAACGTCTTCGTGCGCGAAGGCTTCTCTGGTCAAAACTCGGACGTTCAGGGCCGAGTCGCGGTCGGAGGCACATTCAACGTCCAGAACTACAGCATCGGTTCTGGTCTCTCCGCCTTCAATGGCGTCTCGCTGATGTCGGGCGGTGACTTTACCTACAACAACGGTCAGGTCTTCCACGGCAACGTCACCACGAGCGATACCACGCCGACCACGCCGGGCATGAACGTTGTCGAGGGCTCGCTTTACAGCAATACGGCTCCGACGATCGTGATCCCCGAACTCATGACCGAACTGGTTGCCCGCTCCGGATACATCGGTTCGCAGGCCGCGACCGGTACCACGGACTACAGCTTTGGCTCGCTGACACTGTCCGGTGGCTCGGGCGACACTCGCTACTTCGACGTCACGGCCTCTCAACTCGCGTCCACGACAAACTTTGTGATCAACGCTCCGTCGAACGCCACCGTCGTCGTGAATGTGAACGGTGCCAATGCCTCGTTCCAAAACGCGGGCTACAGTCTCACCGGCGGCATCGACGCCAGCCACGTGTTGCTAAACTTCTGGAACGCGACTAGCCTCTCGATGTCGGGTGTCGGCGTCTCGGGTAGCGTTTTCGCTCCCCAGGCCGATGTCACGTTCAACAACGGGCAGCTCAACGGTCAATTGGTCGCTCATAGCTTCAATGGCACCGGCGAAATGCACATCGCTGATTTCACCGGAATCGTGCCGGTTCCCGAGCCCGCCGCACTCAGCGTCGTCGCCGTTGGACTCATCGGCCTCTTCCTTCGCCGACGAAAGTAG